The following proteins are co-located in the Rickettsiales bacterium Ac37b genome:
- a CDS encoding transcriptional regulator, AbrB family has translation MHTGSVKITSKGQVTLPKIIRDFISSDVITFDIIDDQVIIKPVRNVAGSLKKYNKTIESFQKIRAKAWQDSIGKKSDQ, from the coding sequence ATGCATACAGGATCAGTAAAAATTACCAGTAAAGGTCAAGTAACCCTGCCAAAAATAATAAGGGATTTTATAAGTAGCGACGTTATTACTTTTGATATCATAGACGATCAGGTAATAATAAAGCCTGTTAGAAATGTTGCAGGTTCGCTTAAGAAATATAATAAAACCATTGAATCATTTCAAAAAATAAGAGCAAAAGCTTGGCAAGATTCGATAGGTAAAAAGAGTGACCAATAA
- a CDS encoding putative nucleic-acid-binding protein, contains PIN domain, whose product MGDHQEYSPNAVKLFEDVQIGNKQIIILETILTECVFILSSVYKVPKQDIYDSLSGLLLYKGVVNIDKETLLEGLKIYNSRNLHIVDSILIAKALISGCEIYSFDQKLNKEFELLYNQR is encoded by the coding sequence ATGGGTGATCATCAGGAATACAGCCCAAATGCAGTTAAGTTATTTGAAGATGTACAAATTGGCAATAAACAAATTATTATATTAGAAACTATACTAACTGAGTGTGTTTTTATTCTTTCTTCAGTATATAAAGTCCCTAAACAGGACATATATGATAGTTTATCAGGATTACTTCTTTATAAAGGTGTTGTCAATATAGATAAAGAAACATTGCTTGAAGGACTGAAAATATATAATTCTAGAAATTTACATATAGTAGATTCTATATTAATAGCAAAAGCATTAATTTCAGGATGTGAAATTTATAGTTTCGACCAGAAACTCAATAAAGAATTTGAATTGTTATATAACCAGCGATAG
- a CDS encoding transcriptional regulator, AbrB family: MYDSLITSKGQTTIPSELRAQLNLKPGDRINYIMHGDYVMIVPANKSLKSLKGILPKPSKSLSLEEMDAVIKDRIYDRN, translated from the coding sequence ATGTATGATTCACTTATTACAAGTAAAGGACAAACTACTATTCCTAGTGAATTACGTGCACAGCTTAATTTAAAGCCAGGAGATAGAATTAATTATATTATGCATGGAGATTATGTAATGATCGTACCGGCTAATAAATCTCTAAAATCTTTAAAGGGTATTTTGCCTAAACCAAGCAAATCTCTTTCTTTAGAAGAAATGGATGCGGTTATTAAGGATAGAATTTATGATAGGAATTGA
- a CDS encoding twitching motility protein PilT — protein MIGIDTNVLVRYLTQDDETQSQLANQLLEYHIAEKNYIFLNNIVLCELIWVLEKGYKYNRSIISSTVRHLLSIKEFRFENLDILWATLEDYEESKGDFSDLLIGIINVQIYDCDTTITFDKQAATSSLFQIIE, from the coding sequence ATGATAGGAATTGATACGAATGTTTTAGTACGTTATCTAACGCAAGATGACGAAACCCAATCTCAATTGGCCAATCAATTACTTGAATATCATATTGCAGAAAAAAACTATATTTTTTTGAATAATATAGTACTTTGTGAATTAATATGGGTATTAGAAAAGGGTTATAAATATAATAGGTCTATTATTTCTTCTACTGTTCGGCATCTGCTTTCAATAAAAGAATTTAGGTTTGAAAATTTAGATATTTTATGGGCTACTTTGGAAGATTATGAAGAATCTAAAGGGGATTTTTCTGATTTATTAATTGGTATAATAAATGTTCAAATATATGATTGTGATACTACCATAACTTTTGATAAACAAGCGGCAACTAGTTCTTTATTCCAAATAATAGAGTAA
- a CDS encoding transcriptional regulator, AbrB family, whose product MQENSLLPMTHYRTSVYANGRISIPAPLRKAIALNEGDELVLSLKDGIIYLEPLTQVISDAQNLVAAYFTEDENLNRELEEMRLSETKLEGLKEKKSE is encoded by the coding sequence ATGCAAGAAAATTCTTTATTACCTATGACACATTATCGTACTTCAGTATATGCTAATGGCAGAATTAGTATACCAGCTCCATTACGTAAAGCTATTGCACTTAATGAGGGAGATGAATTAGTATTATCTCTTAAAGATGGAATAATTTATCTTGAGCCACTTACGCAAGTAATTAGTGATGCTCAAAATCTGGTAGCCGCATATTTTACAGAAGATGAAAATTTAAATCGTGAGCTGGAAGAAATGCGTCTTTCTGAAACTAAATTAGAAGGCTTGAAAGAGAAAAAAAGTGAATAA
- a CDS encoding twitching motility protein PilT — MNNYILDSSALIALIRKESGAEIVARYLKESIISSVNFSEVVAILARKIPKDIIVDLLSKLVSEIVLFDELQAIEAGMLYPQTKAYGLSLGDRACIALAINKGLPVLTADTSWSSLNLGINIINIRLTQ; from the coding sequence GTGAATAATTATATTCTAGATTCTTCTGCGCTTATAGCTCTGATTAGAAAAGAATCTGGTGCAGAAATAGTAGCTAGATATCTTAAAGAATCGATCATCTCTAGTGTAAATTTTTCTGAAGTCGTCGCAATACTTGCCAGAAAAATTCCCAAAGATATTATTGTAGATTTATTAAGTAAATTAGTATCAGAAATTGTACTATTTGATGAGTTACAAGCTATAGAAGCAGGCATGCTTTACCCTCAAACCAAAGCATATGGACTCTCACTTGGAGATAGAGCTTGTATAGCACTAGCTATAAACAAGGGATTACCAGTACTTACAGCAGATACTAGCTGGTCATCTTTAAATTTAGGTATAAACATTATCAATATTAGATTGACACAGTAA